In Carassius carassius chromosome 5, fCarCar2.1, whole genome shotgun sequence, one genomic interval encodes:
- the LOC132141635 gene encoding T-box transcription factor TBX3-like isoform X1: protein MSFLMRDPVIQGSSMAYHPFLPHRSPEFAMSAMLGHQPPFFPALGLPPNGSLSLPGALGKPIMEQLMGAAETGLHFSSLGHHAAHLRSLKTLEPEEEVEDDPKVHLEAKELWELFHKRGTEMVITKSGRRMFPPFKVRCTGLDKKAKYILLMDIVAADDCRYKFHNSRWMVAGKADPEMPKRMYIHPDSPATGEQWMSKVVNFHKLKLTNNISDKHGFVSTILNSMHKYQPRFHIVRANDILKLPYSTFRTYVFPETDFIAVTAYQNDKITQLKIDHNPFAKGFRDTGNGRREKRKQLALQSMRSYEEQQKKENGTSDDSSGEQASFKCFRQASSPAVSTVGQNNLKDFCDSDEDSDDEDKDGNVKEGPDSSKISTTTEDSKDHDASLSKSLLGESDSVQRRTDKIRDSRQSPVTLISSTTRSGEELKSPDHAKTDDCRTLSKENYMPLTVQTDGAAHLNQNHLHNFGFPPGLAGQQFFSHLGGAHPFLLHPGQFSMGGAFSNMASGMGPILAAVSSGGVSSLDTSSMPSPSQSMTGAPLPFHLQQHVLASQGLAMSPFGALFPYPYTYMAAAAASSSVHRHPFLNAVRPRLRYSPYSLPNVPDCTLLTTAVPPVASSAMDLKGDGVTGSLDSESGSVSVSPKPCAEKDSHSELQSIQRLVSGLETKPDRARSVSP from the exons ATGAGCTTCCTGATGAGAGATCCAGTTATTCAAGGATCCAGTATGGCTTATCACCCGTTTTTACCTCACCGGAGTCCGGAATTTGCCATGAGCGCAATGCTGGGTCACCAGCCGCCCTTCTTCCCGGCCCTGGGGCTGCCACCTAACGGCTCGCTGTCTCTGCCTGGTGCTCTGGGCAAACCAATAATGGAGCAGCTGATGGGCGCAGCAGAGACCGGCCTACACTTCTCCTCACTGGGACACCACGCCGCGCATCTGCGGTCTCTCAAGACGCTTGAGCCCGAGGAGGAGGTCGAAGACGACCCAAAAGTTCACCTCGAAGCCAAGGAACTCTGGGAGCTTTTCCACAAGCGCGGCACAGAGATGGTCATCACTAAATCTGGAAG GCGGATGTTCCCTCCGTTTAAAGTCAGATGCACGGGCTTGGACAAAAAGGCCAAATATATTCTGTTGATGGATATTGTGGCGGCTGATGACTGCAGGTATAAATTTCACAACTCTCGCTGGATGGTGGCAGGAAAGGCTGACCCCGAAATGCCAAAACGGATGTACATTCACCCCGACAGTCCGGCAACGGGCGAGCAATGGATGTCTAAAGTCGTCAATTTTCACAAACTTAAACTGACAAATAACATCTCCGACAAGCATGGATTTGTAAGT ACGATACTAAACTCCATGCACAAATACCAGCCAAGATTTCACATTGTGAGAGCCAACGACATACTGAAACTCCCATACAGCACGTTCAGGACCTACGTGTTCCCCGAGACAGATTTCATTGCTGTCACTGCCTACCAGAACGATAAG ATAACACAACTGAAAATTGATCACAATCCTTTTGCAAAAGGATTTCGTGACACTGGAAATGGGAGACGCGAAAAAAG AAAACAGCTGGCTCTGCAATCGATGCGTTCGTATGAGGAGCAGCAGAAAAAAGAGAACGGGACGTCCGATGATTCCTCAGGCGAACAAGCGTCCTTCAAATGCTTTCGCCAGGCCTCGTCTCCTGCGGTCTCAACTGTTGGCCAGAATAACTTAAAAG ATTTTTGCGACAGTGATGAAGATAGCGACGACGAAGACAAAGATGGAAACGTGAAAGAGGGACCAGACTCGAGCAAAATCTCCACCACGACCGAGGACTCCAAGGATCACGATGCGAGTTTAAGCAAAAGCCTGCTTGGGGAAAGTGACTCTGTCCAGCGGAGAACCGACAAGATCCGGGACTCCCGGCAGAGTCCCGTCACGCTCATCTCTAGCACCACACGGTCCGGTGAGGAGCTCAAGAGCCCGGATCACGCCAAAACAGACGACTGCCGAACACTGAGCAAAGAAAATTACATGCCATTGACTGTGCAAACAGATGGCGCTGCGCACTTAAATCAAAACCACTTGCACAATTTCGGATTTCCGCCGGGTTTGGCCGGGCAGCAGTTTTTCAGTCACTTGGGTGGTGCCCATCCGTTTCTCCTGCACCCTGGTCAGTTCAGTATGGGGGGCGCGTTCTCAAACATGGCCTCAGGGATGGGCCCCATACTGGCAGCTGTTTCCTCCGGAGGGGTCAGTTCATTGGACACGAGCAGCATGCCATCACCCTCGCAAAGCATGACGGGAGCACCGCTGCCCTTCCACCTTCAGCAACATGTTCTGGCGTCGCAG GGTCTGGCCATGTCTCCCTTCGGAGCTCTCTTCCCGTATCCCTACACGTACATGGCCGCCGCCGCCGCTTCTTCATCGGTTCATCGTCATCCGTTTCTGAACGCGGTGCGGCCCCGGTTACGGTACAGCCCTTACTCTTTACCGAATGTCCCCGACTGCACTTTGCTTACGACAGCTGTCCCGCCCGTGGCGAGCAGTGCCATGGATCTGAAGGGAGACGGGGTGACGGGGAGTCTGGACTCTGAGTCTGGCTCGGTGTCAGTGTCACCGAAACCGTGCGCCGAGAAAGATTCCCACAGCGAGCTCCAGAGCATCCAGCGCCTGGTCAGCGGACTCGAGACCAAACCGGACAGAGCGCGCAGTGTGTCCCCGTAG
- the LOC132141635 gene encoding T-box transcription factor TBX3-like isoform X2 has protein sequence MSFLMRDPVIQGSSMAYHPFLPHRSPEFAMSAMLGHQPPFFPALGLPPNGSLSLPGALGKPIMEQLMGAAETGLHFSSLGHHAAHLRSLKTLEPEEEVEDDPKVHLEAKELWELFHKRGTEMVITKSGRRMFPPFKVRCTGLDKKAKYILLMDIVAADDCRYKFHNSRWMVAGKADPEMPKRMYIHPDSPATGEQWMSKVVNFHKLKLTNNISDKHGFTILNSMHKYQPRFHIVRANDILKLPYSTFRTYVFPETDFIAVTAYQNDKITQLKIDHNPFAKGFRDTGNGRREKRKQLALQSMRSYEEQQKKENGTSDDSSGEQASFKCFRQASSPAVSTVGQNNLKDFCDSDEDSDDEDKDGNVKEGPDSSKISTTTEDSKDHDASLSKSLLGESDSVQRRTDKIRDSRQSPVTLISSTTRSGEELKSPDHAKTDDCRTLSKENYMPLTVQTDGAAHLNQNHLHNFGFPPGLAGQQFFSHLGGAHPFLLHPGQFSMGGAFSNMASGMGPILAAVSSGGVSSLDTSSMPSPSQSMTGAPLPFHLQQHVLASQGLAMSPFGALFPYPYTYMAAAAASSSVHRHPFLNAVRPRLRYSPYSLPNVPDCTLLTTAVPPVASSAMDLKGDGVTGSLDSESGSVSVSPKPCAEKDSHSELQSIQRLVSGLETKPDRARSVSP, from the exons ATGAGCTTCCTGATGAGAGATCCAGTTATTCAAGGATCCAGTATGGCTTATCACCCGTTTTTACCTCACCGGAGTCCGGAATTTGCCATGAGCGCAATGCTGGGTCACCAGCCGCCCTTCTTCCCGGCCCTGGGGCTGCCACCTAACGGCTCGCTGTCTCTGCCTGGTGCTCTGGGCAAACCAATAATGGAGCAGCTGATGGGCGCAGCAGAGACCGGCCTACACTTCTCCTCACTGGGACACCACGCCGCGCATCTGCGGTCTCTCAAGACGCTTGAGCCCGAGGAGGAGGTCGAAGACGACCCAAAAGTTCACCTCGAAGCCAAGGAACTCTGGGAGCTTTTCCACAAGCGCGGCACAGAGATGGTCATCACTAAATCTGGAAG GCGGATGTTCCCTCCGTTTAAAGTCAGATGCACGGGCTTGGACAAAAAGGCCAAATATATTCTGTTGATGGATATTGTGGCGGCTGATGACTGCAGGTATAAATTTCACAACTCTCGCTGGATGGTGGCAGGAAAGGCTGACCCCGAAATGCCAAAACGGATGTACATTCACCCCGACAGTCCGGCAACGGGCGAGCAATGGATGTCTAAAGTCGTCAATTTTCACAAACTTAAACTGACAAATAACATCTCCGACAAGCATGGATTT ACGATACTAAACTCCATGCACAAATACCAGCCAAGATTTCACATTGTGAGAGCCAACGACATACTGAAACTCCCATACAGCACGTTCAGGACCTACGTGTTCCCCGAGACAGATTTCATTGCTGTCACTGCCTACCAGAACGATAAG ATAACACAACTGAAAATTGATCACAATCCTTTTGCAAAAGGATTTCGTGACACTGGAAATGGGAGACGCGAAAAAAG AAAACAGCTGGCTCTGCAATCGATGCGTTCGTATGAGGAGCAGCAGAAAAAAGAGAACGGGACGTCCGATGATTCCTCAGGCGAACAAGCGTCCTTCAAATGCTTTCGCCAGGCCTCGTCTCCTGCGGTCTCAACTGTTGGCCAGAATAACTTAAAAG ATTTTTGCGACAGTGATGAAGATAGCGACGACGAAGACAAAGATGGAAACGTGAAAGAGGGACCAGACTCGAGCAAAATCTCCACCACGACCGAGGACTCCAAGGATCACGATGCGAGTTTAAGCAAAAGCCTGCTTGGGGAAAGTGACTCTGTCCAGCGGAGAACCGACAAGATCCGGGACTCCCGGCAGAGTCCCGTCACGCTCATCTCTAGCACCACACGGTCCGGTGAGGAGCTCAAGAGCCCGGATCACGCCAAAACAGACGACTGCCGAACACTGAGCAAAGAAAATTACATGCCATTGACTGTGCAAACAGATGGCGCTGCGCACTTAAATCAAAACCACTTGCACAATTTCGGATTTCCGCCGGGTTTGGCCGGGCAGCAGTTTTTCAGTCACTTGGGTGGTGCCCATCCGTTTCTCCTGCACCCTGGTCAGTTCAGTATGGGGGGCGCGTTCTCAAACATGGCCTCAGGGATGGGCCCCATACTGGCAGCTGTTTCCTCCGGAGGGGTCAGTTCATTGGACACGAGCAGCATGCCATCACCCTCGCAAAGCATGACGGGAGCACCGCTGCCCTTCCACCTTCAGCAACATGTTCTGGCGTCGCAG GGTCTGGCCATGTCTCCCTTCGGAGCTCTCTTCCCGTATCCCTACACGTACATGGCCGCCGCCGCCGCTTCTTCATCGGTTCATCGTCATCCGTTTCTGAACGCGGTGCGGCCCCGGTTACGGTACAGCCCTTACTCTTTACCGAATGTCCCCGACTGCACTTTGCTTACGACAGCTGTCCCGCCCGTGGCGAGCAGTGCCATGGATCTGAAGGGAGACGGGGTGACGGGGAGTCTGGACTCTGAGTCTGGCTCGGTGTCAGTGTCACCGAAACCGTGCGCCGAGAAAGATTCCCACAGCGAGCTCCAGAGCATCCAGCGCCTGGTCAGCGGACTCGAGACCAAACCGGACAGAGCGCGCAGTGTGTCCCCGTAG